The Leishmania infantum JPCM5 genome chromosome 28 sequence cgggcaTGCGCGGAGTGGACTTGCCTGCGAGCCGCGGACACGAAAATGTCGCCAAGCAGAACTTCTTTTCTCTTCGAGCGTAGACAAGCAATTCGCCGGCAGGCGCGTCTTTGGAGCGTGACTTCGGGCTCGGCGAAGCGAAACGGTTTCgcgttgccccccccccccttctcggTTTCATCACGGGCCGGCTTCAGTGTGACCCAGCCAGTACATGAAACACCACTCTCTCTTCTTGTCGTCTCCCTTCGTCTCCGGGTGCTtctccgcgccgcctccgccccaccgcgcacgcacgcacgcacgcgcgctcttTGTTTCTCAAGAGAAgtaaaagaaaaacgaaaaggcacATCACCGACGCAACAGCGCTGGCGTCTGcggctccctctctctgcctttctccCCCTTCCGCTCATATCGGTGGTCCACTTGCTCAGCCACCACAGCGGACACCCACCTTCCTATTCAGCCATCGCCCGTGCCCACGCGGGGTAGGTGGacacgccgacgccgacgtctTTCCCggacagacgcacacacgcttgtTTCGCAGACTGGTGGTGCCAAAGCCGCTTCCTTGCACCTCATCAAACATCTATAGATCACCATAGACCAATATAAGCGTATGCACATACCCATCGAGGAGAACAAGAGGAACTGTGCAGACCTtctatacacacacgcacacacacacacgcacctacACCCCGCACACTCGACGTGGAGACCGCGACTCACTTTTGCTTGCCGTAGTGCGAGGGAGCCAGGGGGATGGAGTCATCATGAATCCACCCGACATTCGTGACGACCCTGCGCTGCCTCAGCCGATGGCTGAGGTGGCTCCGGTGTTCGAGgtggacgctgacggcgttCGCGTGCGAGAGGCAGTGCACCTCTTTCTTAGCCGCCTCATcgaccccctcctccgtgcaAATCCAAACCTTGCTGTCGCAGGCACTTCTGGTGGCGATGACGTCTCTGGTGCGCACTCATCCCTTGACTACGTAGTCGCGCAGATGGAGCGCATCAGCACGTCGACTAGCTGGTCGACGTGCGTGGTTCGATGGGCAGATTTCCTCCGCttcgacgaggacgccgcggcggtgctggagtcGGATTTCCAGCGCTTCTCTCCGTTCATCAACGAGGCTCTTCACCAGGTCCTCCTGCAGTACTACGGCGAGGAGTACGCGAACCGCGGTAAGTGTAACCCCAGTCTCGTTTTTTCGAACGTGCCGCGATGTCTGACGATTCGCTCGCTGCGGGCGTCGTTGGTAGGACAGCTGTGCGCTATCAAGGGTGTCGTGACGCGTACGTCGCAGGTGCGGCCCGAGCTGCTCGTTGGCGTGttccgctgcagcgactgcggAACGGAGAGCCTGCCTATCGAGCAGCAGTTCCATTACACCGAGCCGCCCACCTGCCGCAACCCCCAGTGCGAGAACAAGAACAAGTTCCAGCTGATTCCGAATCACCCACAAACGCGCTTCGGTGACTGGCAGAAGCTGCGCATGCAGGAGGATGCGAACAACATCCCTGCTGGCTGCATGCCACGGACGATGGAAGTGATTGTCCGCGCCGACGCTGTGGAGGTGGCGAAGCCCGGCGACCGAATTCTCGCCATCGGGTGTGCCATTGTCGTACCGGAGGTGGCGAAGCTGTTCAACTTGGCCAATCGGCgtgaggtgcagcggcagctgacgGGTGGCCAACGGGCCCAGCAGGACGCGCAGGCGGATATGGAGGGCACCACCGGGTTGCGCGCGCTCGGCGTGCGAGACCTTAACTACCGCATGTGCTTTCTTGCCACTACCATCACGGACGCCACGGGCGACGACCGCAAGATGACGCAAgcggtgaaggaggcgacggatggggcggcggagcgggaggaggtggtgctcaCGCCCGCAGAGCGTCTGCGGGTGCAGCAGATGCGTCGGCACGACAGCTTGCTGAAAGCGCTCACGTCCTGTGTCGCGCCGAACGTGTTCAAGCACGACGTTGTGAAGCTGGGGCTGCTTCTTCAGATGGTCGGCGGGGTCTCAAAAACGACTATCGAGCGCATTGCGCTGCGGGGCGACATCAACGTCTGCATCGTCGGCGACCCGTCTACGGCCAAGTCGCAGTTTCTCAAGTGGGTCTCAGCGAACATGCCACGAGGTGTCTACACAAGCGGCAAGGCGTCCACAGCCAGCGGTCTGACCGCGACGGTGACGCGGGACGCCGACACGGGCGAGCGCACAATCGAGGCCGGCGCCCTCATGCTCAGTGATCGCGGCATCTGCTGCATCGACGAGTTTGACAAGATGGAGATGAAGGACCAGGTTGCGATTCACGAAGCTATGGAGCAGCAGACCATCTCCATCGCCAAGGCTGGTATCAAGGCGACGCTGAACGCGAAAACGTCGCTGCTTGCGGCGCTGAACCCGATCGGCGGCAAGTACgaccgtcgccgccctctgcAGAAGAACATCGCCATGACAGCGCCCATCATGTCGCGCTTCGACCTCATGTTTGTCATCGTTGACGActccggcgacgacgcggactTCGCCATTGCGAATCAACTGCTGCGGCTACACCGCTTtggcggtgcggctgtgcggcCGCCCTTCACCACGGAGGACTTCCAGCTGTACCTCCGCTACGCACGCTCGCTAACGCCGCGCCTCACGCGTGAGGCATCGCAGCTTATTGTCGCCGCCTATCGCGACATGCGGCTGCAGGACTCGCTCTCCAACCGCAGCAAGGTGTACCGCGTGACGACGCGTCTGCTGGAGAGCATGATCCGGCTGTCCGAGGCAACGGCGAAGATTTACATGAGCGACGAGGTGCGGCCTACCCAcgtggaggtggcgctggagctgaTGCGGCAGTCCCTGTCCACGCTAGACATGACAGAGGTGGAGCTggtcggcggtgccgccaacGACACTCTTCACGAGGAGCAGGACAGCGCTGTCAAGCAAGAgccagaggcggcgcgcggcagcgcgtccGCCTCGTCAGGGTTGGCAGGACATGGGACCGAAAAGGGCCGTGCCGCCGATgacagcgctggcgcagacGGACAGGCAGGCTTTGCGGACGAGCCGGCCTCAGCGTCctcggctgcggtggccgctCCCCGGCGAAAGGTAAGCATCAAGGCAGATCACTACTTTGCCATTGTGAATCGGCTTGTTGCCCACCTGAAGTCCCTCGGGGACGACGCCGCTCCGACGCGACAGGAGTTGGTGACGTGGTACCTTGAGCAGGTCAAGACGCTGAATAGGCCGTTGCTAGAGGCAGAGCTGCGATACGTCAATCTAGTCCTCTCGAAGCTGGTCCGGGAGGGaaagctgctggaggtggacGTGCGTGAGGGTGACCCGCCGCGCTTGTATTTGGACCCCAACTTCAACCCCGACGTGACGCAGTGATGCGCGTTCGCAGAGAGGAGGCCAATGGTGGACGAAAGCCGTCTCTTGATCACCCCTCTGTCCCTctgccatcgccgctgctgctgcgctctgtgtctgcgtgcttGTGAGGGAATAGGTGGGCGGATGTGTGTGCTGACATAGACAAGGATGCGTGCTTCGTTGCCGACGCACCAAAGACCGATACACGATAAAACACGCTTGCTCTCGAATGCGCATGCCTGCGTAGGTTAACCccggcctccccctccacctgcaCTCCCCCTTCCACGTCTCCTGTGGCATGAGTGTGGGTGATGATGTCATCCCATACGCTTCGTCCTTGGCTGCTTTCTTGCACTTCTTACGCACCGACGACTGTAGGCTGCTGGGCACGCGTGTCCATGcacccttcccccccctccctgcgcCACCTCACGCACAtccgccgcacacacgcctgcTGCTTCACTGCACTGCACTGCACACTCCCACTCCCGATCCATCCCTTTATCATTTGCCACGCCTACGACCCCCGCCCtctactctctctctctctgtgttgtggaggagggggcggcggaagccaggcagctcctccctcctccagcccTGCCGATTGCCGGACCCCACTTCTCGCTGTGGCAGGGCCGCGCGCATGAGACTTGGGGAGGTCAGTGCGATGCATCGCtactgatgccggcggtgaggtcgtgggtggtgctgcctcggagcgacctgcgaccgtgcacacgcttgtgccaccCATGTGACTGGgcagcgtgactcgaacgcatCCCACACCCGACCCTCACACGGCCCACTGGTGCTgcggggagcctgcgccactcgtggagatgcaccaggtggcggccgACATGATGCGGctggctgcgaggcgacgtGCGAAGCgcaggggtgggtggggttGGAGGCAAAGGCCGCGCCGATATGACCTTGCCTGCATTGTTATCGCGCATATGCacacggctgcctcgcgccgcgcggatgggcgtgtgtgtgtgtgtgaccgGCGGGGCAGAGTGCGGCGTTCAGCTCATGCTGCATGGCGGAGAAATGTTGGCGCTGCAAAGAAAATGTGTTGCCCTGGACAGCCTTCTTcttccgcctcccctcccgtcTCTCCTCCGTACCCAACTATTCACTGCTGCTAGCTCCCTTTGCGTTGTTGGAGGCACTCCATCATCTTGATGTGCGGCCGCGGTAGCGGCATCCGCACCACTCCACCAtttttctctctgctttCTCATATCCGTTGCACTCTCTACTGCTCTTTGTGGTCTCGTACcagtcggcgccgctcccTCCGTCATCCTCACCCCTCGGTGTTTCTTCgctcctgtgtgtgcgtgtaagTGTTTCCGTGGCCCGCCATGCCTCCGGTCAGGACAGTGAAGCACGAGACCGATGTCATAGTGCCCAGGGCGGGCGAGACCTacgtcgccgacgacggGACTGTCTCGCAAGTGCTGGACGACCACATCGATGCAAACTACGAGCCaacggaagaggaggtgctCGAGTTTGCCGACTGGATCGGCATGAAGCTGCCGCAAGATTCGGAGTTTCTGTGGCTCGCACGCGAGGGCCTTAAAACGCCGCTGCCAAAGGAGTGGAAGCCATGCAGCACGAACGATGGTGAGATTTACTACTTCAACTTCAAGACGGGCGAGAGCAGCTGGGACCACCCGATGGACAGCATCTTTCGCCAGCGGTTCGAgcaggaaaaagagaaggccCGCGCTCGCAAGTCGGTGTCGgcgacgagcagcaccgccgctaaCCGGAGCACTAGCGGACcaaacagcagcacgcccAGCAACAGCACCTCAGCGATACCGCAGACGCACGTTATGATGACCGACACAggcgtgctgcggcgagACGCGGGGTCGGGCGCTGCACCAGGGCTCAGTCCTGTCGTGACCTCGATTAGCGGTGGCGCGAAAGGCGTCAGCGCTGGCAATGCCTGCAGGGAAGCCAAGCCGATCATGCACTAccctctgcagcagcagtcgcggTCAGCGACAGTGACAACGCGCACAACAGCGAATCCCCAGAGCTCCGCTGGCTCGTCCGCCAtcacagctgctgccgccggcaaTCCCTCGCGGTCCTCCTCCGGACCTGCCCCAAAGAAGGTTGGGGCCGCAGAGGTGTCGTCTGCCGCCCCACCCCGCATTGTTTCGGAGGCTGAGCGCGCGTTGGAggagcgcgtgcagcgggagATGCAGCTGGCCCTCGAGGCGGAGCGCTCCAAGATCGAGGAAGCTCATCAAGGAACCATGTCCGCTCTCCAGTCCAAGTTTGACAAAGatgtggcggagctgcgcagcgcggacGCCGCACGCCGCGCTACGTCATCGCgacaggaggaggaggagcgcgagcgccgtcTGCAGCAGACACGAAACATGTGCGAGGATAACTACGGCGACGAGCTGCGGTCGCTGGAGCGTGAGGTGGAGTCGTACgcggcgaagctgcagaaactggaggcggaggccgcccGCGCCACCTCCGGCAACACGCAGCGAGCCGCCATTGAGGCCGAGCTCAAGACAGCGCTAGCGCAACAGCGCGCTGATGCGGAAGCAGATATCAAGAAGCAGCATGATGCTGCGATGGAAGCCGCCCAGTCTGCCCACGCTGCTGCTATGCAGAAGGTTCGCGACGAGGAGCAGAACAGGATTACGGCAGCAAAGCAGGCGTGGCAGCGCAAGttcgacgacgaggagcgcgcgtTGGCGCTGCAAGCGGAGATTGAGCGAAAGCGATTGGAGGggcagctgaaggagctAGATGGAAAGCTTGCCAGCTTTGCAGCACGCGCGGAGGCTAGCACGATGACAGCCACGCCCCCAGCAACTGGCTCGTCGCCGCCTGGCAGCGGCGAATCTCTTAGCGAGCGACTGGCGCGTGTGGCCGCTGCTAAGGCAGCTCAGCTGCAGGACATTGAGGCATCTGCCGCGCGAGAGCAGTCCGACGTGCGCAcggacggcgaggcggcttTGGCGGAGTTGGCGAAGCAGGCCCAACCAGCACaacaggcggcgcagcttcttCCAGCGGGCGCCACGCCGATCGGTCCGTTGAGCCGTGTGGCTTCGTACTCCTCCGATCGATCGGGTGTCGTCACCCTGCAAGGCGGCGCGCGGCCCACCTCCGCGACCCTCAGCGTCGCCTTCACGCAAGAGTTAAACCGCATCCGCCTTGCGCGAGGCAAGGACCGACAAGAGCGCCTGGCGAAACTACGCGCTGAccgcgaggcagcgctggcggctaCCGAGGCGCCCTCCCACTCTGCTTCCGCTGCAAAGAGTCGCGGGTCTGACACCGGCGGCGACACTGAGACAACACCCaaaagcggcagcggtagcAGCCTGACCACTGTAGACGAGCTGAAGGCCGCTCACGCGGTGGAGCTCGAAGCCAAAAAGGCGCTTTACGCCAAGATGGAGGAGGATCTGAAGCAGCGGTACGCATGCGAGGCCGCCGATGCGGCGGgggcgacgacagcgatgcAGCAGAGCGCCCTGGTTGCCAAAGCAGTGGACACGGAGATGGATTTGTACATCCGGCAGGCCACCGCGCGGTACGATCGCATGCGTGCCGAGGCCGCGGCAAAGCGCGACAAGGCGCTCGCTGACCACCAGCTGGCGATGGAGGCTTACGAGCGACGAAAGCTAGAGGCGGAGACTCGCCAGGCGCGAGAGCAGCAAGAGGCGCAAGAGGCCTTTATCCAAagccgcctcggcaccgccgtggcagcggagaggaCGAAGCTGGCCGCTGACCATGCGGCTGCCATGGCGCGTCTGGATGCGCGGTACGACGAGGAGCGCGACGCCGtgaaggcggaggtggaggaggagatggccGCCTATGTGGCAGCCGTGCAGCAGGAGATGAAGACCTCAGCGagcgcgacagcggcgtctgGGGACAAAGTTCagggggcggcagcgccttctgcCACGGCTGACACCCGAGAAggcacagcggcgacagAGGCGCTCTGCTCGCAGGTGGAAAAGCAGCACGCCGACCGGCAGGCGGAGTGGTCGTCTAGGAAGCGCATccaagcggcgcagcgagcggCTCTGGAGGAAAAGCAGGCAACGCTGCAGGCACAAAAGCTGCGTGCCGAGCAGCATGTGGAGGCATTGAAGGAGGAAGTCACCGATCTCGTCGCGGCCGTGCAGGCCGCCGAGGCCCGGCAGCCCTCTCCTTCATCTCCTTCCACTCCTTCACGTTCGCCCCCTGCGTCGACCTTGGCGAGTGCGGCGACCGTGGGCGGCCATCTGCGATCTATGCACGAGGCATCGATGCAGGCCCTCGAGCAAGGCTACCGCTCTCAGGAAGCCGCCCTGGAAGCCGAGCTGCAGACATGGCGAGGCAAGATACGCGCTCTTCAGCAGTCGCAGCTACAGCAATCGTACGCGTCGACCAGCTTGAGCACTCCACGACAGCAGGTGCTCACCGACATTGCCCACCTGGGAAGTGCGGCGATGCGCCCGACATCGTCGTACGTACTCCACCGCCATCCGAGCCCCATCGCtactgcggctgccggcgcatcgctgctgaaCACGCCGACAATCTCTATGTCGTTGCAGGACTCGCCTTGGCAGCCCACCACCCGCGCTGGCTTACCAACACTGCAAGCTGAAATGATGGCTTGCGGCCCTTCGTTGACTACCGGTGTGCCAGGCACCACCGAGGCGATTCTGTCCTATcaacagcgacagcgcgttctccagcagcgtcaaGCCTCGCTAGAGGCGGCTCGTGAGGCGTGGCAACTTCACCGAAGGCGGAaagcagagctgcagcagcaggagcagagCCGCTTAAACCTCAGTGCCCTTGCGGCCGCTTCGCAGCAGGATCAAAAGCATGAGGGTGCCGAGCCAAGCATACTCGGCGCCGTTGGCGGTGTGCACCGCAGCCGTCAAGAGCTGCTCAGCCTCGTTTTGTCTCGCCTTATCGAGCGTCTTGACGCCGTGACGGGACAGgccgtgcagctgcagcaccagcatCAGCACCAGCGTTATTCCCGCAGCCAATCTGCGACGCGTGCAGACGTCCGCACTGAGACGGCGCcctcgccgcacgcgcgcgcacacagtgCGCATAGCCACCACTGCGATGCCCGCGGTCCACCAAAGCGGGGCAGCGTGGTGCCCATGACCGCCCTTCAGCCTCGTCACTCGACGCTAatgaacgccgccgccgccgcctcctcggccaaGGTGGCGCCATCGACAAAGCCGTCCTCTTTTTCGGGTAGGGCGAAGGCTTCCCAATctgtgcagcacagcaggaGGGGAAacagcgctggcggcgccgaagGCGagacgcgccgcggcggagcttCGCCCGGCAACGTCTCATCCAAGTGGAGCATGCTCTTGTCACAGCACCACCGTCATCGCAGTGGATGAGGTGACGGACGCCTTGGCTAGCAGccgacaagagaggcggcTGAGATCTCTCGTCTTCCGCTTCTGCCAACCTTTTGATCTCCCCGAGATCATCAACAACGCGCTCGTcggcctcccccttctccctccctccttccctgcACCTCCGGCTCCCGGGCGCAGCCGTTCCCTTGCCCTTCTTGGCTCGTTCTGCCACGCGCAGAGGAAGCAGATAAGCCAAGCAGGCGAGTTCTTCCATAGAGGCGCAGGCGTTTTTCACCTTTTGCTGCACGccgcacccacccacccacctatCTATATATACACGCGACGTCCGCAGGTGTCCGCTGACGCACTCCGATCAGCAGGGTGTCACGTCGAACGCCGCCGACCTTTcgacacacatacaagcgAACTGTTGGTGAGAGGCTGGGCGCGACgatcactgctgctgccacgccACCCCTTCTTCTTTCTGCGCCACGCGATTTGCTGCTCGACTTTGAGGAGGGCGGTTGTAtgcgttgttgctgctgctgctgctgtcatGGTCCCTTGGTCTCGTGCTTGCCATGCTCTTTCTATGCGACTGCCCCGTCTTGTCCCTTCTCCGTCAGCGTATGTGACTGGCCACGCACCGAGTCGTTTGTTGCCGTATCCGGCTGTTCAAACccaacccctccccctctttctttccctcctcctcttctgcaTACGCACTCTTGTCATCGTTCGCCACTTTTACTTCTTCCGTCTCCCTTTGTCTGTTCCCGTGCACTTCTtcgtgcgcgtctgcgtgtgcgtgcgcgcatgcccaccgccgctgcttgatCGaagtttgtgtgtgtgcgtgtgtgcctgagGGTGCTTTTCCCACACTTGCATACGGCGTCGCCgaccccccgcccccgctcGTTCGCTCTTTGCTTGCGTTGACGCgagaggcgaaggagagagaacCATTGCATGCCCTTGCGTGATACACGCGCATACCCCAACACCCTGCAAGTCTGCACGAGGATGCTTGCTCATCGCGGCACAATTGCCAAGGATGGCGATGTAGTGCTGGTCGTGCATGGCCACCAGAACATCACCCCTCtagtgctgcagcgcggcgctgtTCTGCACTGCAAGGCCGGCAAGTTTGACCACAACAGCATCATTGGCCGCCCCCTCGGTATATATGTTAAGGGACGCAGCAATCAGAAAAACGACCCGCGGGAGTCGTCGGTGCTCATTCTGCAGAACAGCGCAGACATGTGGacgcaggcggtgccgcaccgcACGCAGATCATTTACGATACCGACATCGCCGTCATCCTTTTAAACCTGCGCCTCGGACCTGGTAagaaggtggtggaggcggggACGGGTAGCGGAAGCCTGACCCACTCCTTGGCCAAGGCAGTAGCCCCGAGCGGGTGCGTGTACACCTGTGACTTTCACAAGCAACGCTGCCTGGAGGCGCGTGCCGAGTTTCGTGGCAACGGCCTCGACTCGCACCTAGTATGCAGTCAGTGGCGGGACGTGTGCACGACCAACACGggcgccgctgacgtcgTCGACGGCGTTGATGCGGATGTcgcggcgatggaggcgccGCTCACCGGCTTTGGTGTGCCGGCAGCTTCTGTAGACGCCATCTTCCTCGATGTCCCCGCACCATGGGCGGCCATCGAGAACGTTTGCCACGTGCTCAAGGAGGGTGGGATGCTGTGCACCTTCTCGCCTTGCATGGAGCAGACGCAGCGGACGGTGGAGGCACTGCGGGCTGCTCCGCACCACTTCGTCGACATCCGCACAGTGGAAGCCCTCACGAAGTTCTTCGAACCCGTCTTCAAGCGTGCACGCGATACACGCGATCGCGACTGCACCAAGTTCCGCGCGAGCTTCGTGTCGAAGGGTCATAGCGCCTACTTGACcttcgcgcggcggcgcctggCCAAGTCGGAAAGGCTCGAGGTGGAAAAGGTGCTCGAGGTGAATGGCGCGGAGAAGGATGGCGTGAAAGGAGCATCAACGGCGTagtgccgcgtcgctgtctcccgctctctcttcatTAACTAAGCGCgctcgcccccccccctcccgacGGTGGTGCCACACTCGTGCACAACGTAGCAATGGGCGCGTAAACAAGTACGCGGCATGCGCACGGGGCCATGCCTAAAAAAATGCGACACAAGGGTGAAATGAGCGGCATcagaggaaaaggaggggcatgcacgcgcagcgggtgTGGCGGTGGGGAGGATGGTGATATTTGAGGCCCGGCGCGAGCTCCGCCAGCACTGCTGTTTTCCTTCAACACCGATGTGCGGGGTGCTGTGCAGGTTGAAGCAGAAAGCAATTGCAACACGAAACCAAGGCACTaggccgaggagctgcacgcgtgcctcactaagggggagagggcgaggggtaagagggggcggcggggcTCCCCACCCTTCCCTGCGCGGCTGTCCAGACTCCCTTCTTCTCTGTTTGTCTTCGTCGCTGCACGTGGTCTGACGAGGTTGAGAGCATCGGCGCCTTCTTCAGTTGAAACTGCGATGGAGTAATCCGTTCTCGTGCCGCCCCCATACTCGTCGCTCTTTcccccctttctccctctctctctgccacaCGCATACGTGCTTGGGCGCGGATGCGACGCTCACGtcctttctttccttttctctttcgGCACATCGCGGGAGGCGGGACACAGGCGGGAGCATCAGCATACCGTCAGTACCGAGTACCGTATCGGCAGGGGCCTGGCAtaaccacacacacacaaacaccccACAGAGCCGGTCAACGACACCAAAgtgctcgtcgtcgtcgtcgtcggcgtcagcGTCATGACCCCTTTGGCCCCCAGCTCCTTTAaagggcagctgctgctcgcacTCATGCTCAGCATTGGTCTCAAGGTGCTCACCTTCTCCCTCAGCACCATCCTCACACGACTCCTGCTGCCGTACCAGAACGGTGTGTACTTCACCTTCAACGTGTACAACGACGCCGTACTGTTCATTGCGCGGGAGGCGACCCGCAACGTAGCGTCTCGGCTGCCCATCATAGAGCCGAGCGCAGAAGCGGAGGACAGCGCCGAGCAGgacggcaaaggcggcgcggctcaTGAGATGAGTCCTGCTGAGCGAGGTCGCGCACCTTCAGCGCCATCCGCTTCGTCTACGCGGACGCCGGCGAGCTTGGTGAGTGTGGCCAACGTCCGTGCGGTGGTGAGCATAGCCTTCTGCTCTGTGCCGCTTGCCATCGTCGTGGCCGCAGTGGTGGAGGCTCTCGGTACATGCCTCGGCGCGGCGTCATTCTTTCCTTCCATGATgcaacacgcgcgcgccagtCAGCAGGTCTTCCGCAAGGCAGAGAACGCCAGCGGCCTCGACGGCGCAAGCACACTGACGGGGCTCCCGTTTCTTCTGCTGCC is a genomic window containing:
- a CDS encoding putative DNA replication licensing factor, which encodes MNPPDIRDDPALPQPMAEVAPVFEVDADGVRVREAVHLFLSRLIDPLLRANPNLAVAGTSGGDDVSGAHSSLDYVVAQMERISTSTSWSTCVVRWADFLRFDEDAAAVLESDFQRFSPFINEALHQVLLQYYGEEYANRGKCNPSLVFSNVPRCLTIRSLRASLVGQLCAIKGVVTRTSQVRPELLVGVFRCSDCGTESLPIEQQFHYTEPPTCRNPQCENKNKFQLIPNHPQTRFGDWQKLRMQEDANNIPAGCMPRTMEVIVRADAVEVAKPGDRILAIGCAIVVPEVAKLFNLANRREVQRQLTGGQRAQQDAQADMEGTTGLRALGVRDLNYRMCFLATTITDATGDDRKMTQAVKEATDGAAEREEVVLTPAERLRVQQMRRHDSLLKALTSCVAPNVFKHDVVKLGLLLQMVGGVSKTTIERIALRGDINVCIVGDPSTAKSQFLKWVSANMPRGVYTSGKASTASGLTATVTRDADTGERTIEAGALMLSDRGICCIDEFDKMEMKDQVAIHEAMEQQTISIAKAGIKATLNAKTSLLAALNPIGGKYDRRRPLQKNIAMTAPIMSRFDLMFVIVDDSGDDADFAIANQLLRLHRFGGAAVRPPFTTEDFQLYLRYARSLTPRLTREASQLIVAAYRDMRLQDSLSNRSKVYRVTTRLLESMIRLSEATAKIYMSDEVRPTHVEVALELMRQSLSTLDMTEVELVGGAANDTLHEEQDSAVKQEPEAARGSASASSGLAGHGTEKGRAADDSAGADGQAGFADEPASASSAAVAAPRRKVSIKADHYFAIVNRLVAHLKSLGDDAAPTRQELVTWYLEQVKTLNRPLLEAELRYVNLVLSKLVREGKLLEVDVREGDPPRLYLDPNFNPDVTQ